A part of Salmo salar chromosome ssa18, Ssal_v3.1, whole genome shotgun sequence genomic DNA contains:
- the LOC123723721 gene encoding saxiphilin-like has translation MATLTIILLVSTVFALGDAMKRPKTPCERARDAVINGPPGVYVPTCDCQGEYTPEQHWGSTGSSWCVTRTGQKIPGTETPPGTASVKCACSGAR, from the exons ATGGCGACATTGACCATCATTCTGCTTGTCAGCACGGTTTTTGCTCTGGGAG ATGCTATGAAACGACCCAAGACCCCTTGTGAGCGTGCTAGAGATGCTGTGATAAATGGCCCGCCTGGAGTCTACGTCCCCACGTGTGACTGCCAGGGAGAATACACCCCTGAGCAACACTGGGGATCTACAG GTTCCTCTTGGTGTGTTACCAGAACTGGACAAAAGATCCCGGGTACTGAGACTCCACCAGGCACTGCTTCTGTCAAATGTGCATGCAG TGGAGCTCGCTGA
- the LOC106595554 gene encoding equistatin-like: MAILTIIVLVSTAFALGDAMIRPCEDARDAAKHGPPGAYVPTCDDNGQYTPEQCSGSTGYCWCVTSYGQKIQGTETPPGTASNC, translated from the exons ATGGCGATATTGACCATCATTGTGCTTGTCAGCACAGCTTTTGCTCTGGGAG ATGCTATGATACGACCCTGTGAGGATGCTAGAGATGCCGctaaacatggcccacctggagCCTACGTCCCCACGTGTGACGACAATGGACAATACACCCCTGAGCAATGTTCGGGCTCTACAG GTTACTGTTGGTGTGTGACCAGCTACGGACAGAAGATCCAGGGTACAGAGACCCCACCAGGCACTGCTAGCAACTGCTAG